Proteins encoded by one window of Cucurbita pepo subsp. pepo cultivar mu-cu-16 chromosome LG14, ASM280686v2, whole genome shotgun sequence:
- the LOC111810086 gene encoding uncharacterized protein LOC111810086, whose translation MPLYFHLQAFIFFSLYEETLLRKQLLSSPSITFSNFPGPFPPACLVTLSKSAPNTIRSVAFFLSWNRSLSFLLMPVSKLKTSNYPDVMKSEEGNDSLDTIIRQAIGKEPFLSFSRAGESPVQWIQLLHALDQQELPGWPLLSPLKIQMQKCEKCAREFCSVINYRRHIRVHHRLKKLDKDSAKSRDLLAAFWDKLTWEETKEAVSFKNVSVEGIQGSAVIKNLTVIIGKPGFSALPHVYLRAGSALLDIVQGRPSRFPLSSQELFEILDNASEKTFLCGTAVSMQKYIFDGEAVKIGLETKNLVACMSFMLEQKLVKTWLADKDAEALRCQKLLVEEEEAAQRRQAELLERKRQKKLRQKEQRLKEQKHEEKVDMEGSVDETIEDVLLEESSSPQTECHSERDSLGILADHTPSSIETSQQSLTDEDEDSESHSGFRSGYPEHLPIDHNGEHQKTPMNGHKHVIAQWQALPKTQRGLSNGFRAEQNYQGLKNGDMRRHGNHVQSRAAPIVNGKKVWSRKPKPERDGDRFQARIQEETTAQAEEIKSHEVLIGSISVALLNCTQESKEPVGAPDGCQDGHQTPKKINNHLEKFIKVESVQTATNRAMVKHWRPVSRNGTKCAMPDQSESGESEAEMITEKLEDQALLNTYSPRSSSLDGDTGDRGNNSLIREEPAQPVCLEFSSHAAKAFLAQRWKEAITADHVKLNLPSDSESSVCFETQNDPETSSAFQPSNFDRHAISITLEPPKSSANEAGKTKLRTKFEKGAKIKYIPKVRTTTT comes from the exons ATGCCTTTATATTTTCACCTACAagccttcatttttttttctctctatgaAGAAACTCTCCTAAGAAAACAGCTTCTCTCTTCTCCATCGATCACTTTCTCGAATTTTCCAGGCCCGTTTCCTCCGGCCTGCCTTGTAACTCTTTCCAAATCGGCTCCTAATACGATCCGATCTGTcgccttctttctttcttggaaTCGATCTCTGTCGTTCTTACTG ATGCCAGTTTCAAAACTCAAGACCTCTAACTATCCAGATGTGATGAAATCGGAGGAGGGAAACGATTCTCTAGACACTATTATTAGACAGGCAATTGGGAAAGagccttttctttctttctctagAGCTGGTGAGAGTCCAGTCCAGTGGATTCAATTACTTCATGCtctcgatcaacaag AACTCCCGGGTTGGCCCTTGCTCTCTCCTTTAAAGATTCAAATGCAGAAGTGTGAGAAGTGTGCCCGGGAATTTTGCTCAGTTATCAACTACCGAAGGCACATACGAGTGCATCATAGGCTGAAAAAGCTTGATAAG GATTCTGCCAAAAGTAGGGATTTACTAGCAGCATTTTGGGACAAG CTAACCTGGGAAGAGACGAAGGAGGCTGTCTCATTCAAGAATGTCTCAGTTGAG GGAATACAAGGGTCAGCTGTAATCAAGAATCTGACAGTTATCATTGGAAAACCTGGATTTTCTGCCCTACCGCATGTTTATTTGAGGGCAGGTTCTGCCCTTTTG GACATTGTACAAGGTAGACCATCTAGGTTTCCATTATCTTCCCAGGAGTTATTCGAAATTCTTGACAATGCAAGCGAAAAAACCTTCCTATGTGGAACAGCTGTTTCGatgcaaaaatatatatttgatggGGAGGCTGTAAAAATTGGTCTTGAAACTAAAAACTTGGTTGCTTGCATGAGCTTCATGTTGGAACAGAAATTG GTCAAAACATGGCTTGCTGATAAGGATGCTGAAGCTTTAAGGTGCCAGAAGTTGCTGGTAGAGGAGGAGGAAGCTGCTCAAAGGAG ACAAGCGGAGCtgttggaaagaaaaaggcaGAAGAAGCTAAGGCAGAAAGAACAAAGGTTAAAGGAGCAAAAGCATGAAGAGAAGGTTGATATGGAAGGGAGTGTAGATGAAACAATTGAAGATGTGTTACTTGAAGAATCATCTAGCCCTCAGACTGAATGTCACTCAGAAAGGGACTCTTTGGGCATATTGGCTGATCATACTCCATCTTCTATTGAAACATCTCAACAATCTCTGactgatgaagatgaagattcCGAGTCTCATTCTGGGTTTCGCAGTGGCTACCCTGAACATCTTCCTATTGATCACAACGGTGAACATCAGAAAACACCAATGAATGGCCATAAGCATGTAATTGCCCAGTGGCAGGCATTGCCCAAGACACAAAGGGGACTTTCTAATGGTTTTCGTGCAGAGCAGAATTATCAGGGACTCAAAAATGGAGATATGCGAAGGCATGGTAACCATGTGCAATCAAGGGCTGCACCAATTGTTAATGGGAAAAAAGTATGGAGCCGGAAGCCAAAGCCAGAAAGAGATGGAGATCGTTTTCAGGCCAGGATTCAGGAAGAGACAACAGCCCAGGCAGAGGAAATTAAGAGCCATGAGGTTTTGATTGGTTCGATTTCAGTGGCATTATTAAATTGCACCCAAGAGAGTAAAGAGCCAGTTGGAGCTCCAGATGGTTGCCAGGATGGTCATCAAACTCCTAAGAAGATTAATAATCATTTGGAGAAGTTCATTAAGGTGGAATCTGTCCAAACTGCGACGAATCGGGCAATGGTTAAGCATTGGAGGCCAGTTAGTCGTAATGGAACCAAATGTGCAATGCCAGATCAAAGTGAAAGTGGCGAATCTGAAGCTGAAATGATAACTGAAAAGCTAGAGGATCAGGCCCTGCTGAATACGTATTCTCCGCGATCCTCCTCTTTGGATGGTGACACTGGTGACCGTGGAAACAACTCTTTGATCCGGGAAGAACCTGCGCAACCAGTTTGCTTGGAGTTCTCTAGTCATGCTGCAAAAGCTTTCCTTGCACAAA GGTGGAAGGAGGCTATAACAGCCGACCATGTCAAATTGAATCTACCCTCCGATTCCGAGTCTTCGGTATGTTTCGAAACTCAAAACGACCCTGAAACCTCCTCTGCATTCCAGCCGTCAAACTTCGACAGACATGCAATTTCGATTACCTTGGAGCCTCCCAAGTCCTCGGCCAATGAAGCTGGCAAGACCAAGTTGAGGACAAAATTTGAGAAGGGTGCGAAGATAAAGTACATTCCTAAAGTTCGAACTACTACTACCTGA
- the LOC111810087 gene encoding U-box domain-containing protein 32-like isoform X2: MDIGFLQPLRSTTLLSCFDLFVSKHEDPSSHTLKEHVAKAFEDLQRQKSFELLNQYVLILAKLGVRAQKILIATNSVERGIVEIIDQYSIKWLVMGLDAERYNLKMSTGLKSKKAFFVSQQAPICCHIWFVCRGRLMYSREGGPGRFNKLQLQNTEIGINHTNHLRPESVTCKLNLLDAQEQENAFDSISRFIYEGQTDPKFENLGTSRTTLLLKNEVSGLQEAASMNVTPIKEFEGVKAWIEEEAVDAEFKAKSLESSCVEEVKRRNEMEEILASSKKEVERMNKEHDKLLKELHRVHEQKSLLERKASESRCDVEELEKKMFAAVDLLVSFKEKRDKLQIEQEDATNELRKLKNMVERESSCNRRAEMPTFSFMEIIEATRNFDPSWKIGEGRHGSVYKGVLRHMDVALKMFPSYGSHSQSTFQYEVELLSRVRHPNLVSIIGACPESRLIVYENMKNSSLEDHLACKNRPLPWQIRIRVAADICLALIFLHYSEPCIVHGDIKPSKILLDANFIAKLGGLGITRLIPQEQKAFDSASVYSLSKENNSYIDPKYLETGRLTPESDVYSLGVTLLRVLTGRAPPSIVNDVKCALENDQIGAILDSSAGDWPHDLAEQLALVALRCCEKEKSNRPDLVSELWSVLEPMRSIASASCSSLKKHSRVPAHFACPIFQEIMKDPLIAADGFTYEADAIRGWFESGHNTSPMTNLKVEHCNLVPNYALLNAIQEWQHQL; the protein is encoded by the exons ATGGATATAGGGTTCCTTCAGCCTCTGAGATCGACGACACTTCTCTCTTGTTTTGATCTGTTTGTTTCAA AACATGAAGATCCATCTTCCCATACACTAAAAGAACATGTAGCGAAGGCATTTGAGGACCTCCAAAGGCAAAAGTCTTTTGAACTTCTTAATCAATATGTTCTCATTCTTGCCAAACTGGGG GTACGAGCGCAAAAGATATTGATTGCGACGAACAGTGTCGAGAGGGGGattgttgaaattattgaTCAGTACAGTATTAAATGGCTAGTCATGGGTTTAGATGCAGAAAGATACAATCTGAA GATGTCCACAGGGTTAAAGTCCAAGAAAGCGTTCTTTGTATCCCAACAGGCACCAATATGCTGCCATATATGGTTTGTCTGCAGAGGGCGCCTTATGTACTCAAG GGAGGGTGGACCGGGAAGATTCAATAAGTTGCAGCTGCAGAACACGGAAATAGGAATCAACCATACAAACCATCTGAGACCAGAATCTGTGACTTGTAAATTGAATCTTCTAG ATGCTCAAGAACAGGAGAATGCATTTGATAGCATAAGCAGGTTTATATATGAAGGTCAGACGGATCCAAAGTTCGAAAACCTGGGTACTTCAAGGACGACGCTATTGTTAAAGAACGAGGTGAGTGGTTTGCAAGAAGCAGCATCGATGAACGTTACGCCcataaaagaatttgaaggaGTGAAGGCTTGGATAGAGGAAGAAGCTGTAGATGCTGAATTCAAG GCTAAATCATTAGAAAGCTCGTGTGTGGAGGAGgtgaagagaagaaatgagatGGAAGAAATTTTAGCGAGTTCGAAAAAAGAAGTGGAAAGGATGAACAAAGAGCATGATAAGCTCTTGAAAGAACTGCACCGTGTCCACGAGCAGAAATCGTTACTTGAGAGAAAAGCGTCGGAGAGCCGGTGTGATGTGGAGGagttggagaagaagatgttTGCAGCTGTTGACCTCTTAGTGAGCTTCAAGGAGAAACGAGATAAGTTGCAGATCGAGCAGGAAGATGCAACGAACGAGCTCCGAAAGCTGAAGAACATGGTTGAAAGGGAATCATCGTGTAATCGCCGTGCAGAAATGCCTACATTCTCCTTCATGGAGATAATTGAAGCAACGAGAAACTTTGACCCTTCCTGGAAGATTGGTGAGGGAAGACATGGCAGTGTTTATAAAGGCGTTCTTCGCCACATGGATGTCGCTCTAAAAATGTTTCCTTCGTATGGTTCTCATTCCCAATCAACGTTCCAATACGAG GTTGAGCTCTTGAGCAGGGTTAGGCATCCCAACCTGGTTTCAATTATTGGAGCATGTCCAGAATCCAGGTTAATAGTGTATGAGAATATGAAAAACAGCAGCTTGGAAGACCACCTTGCCTGCAAAAATCGACCACTTCCATGGCAGATACGGATTCGTGTTGCTGCTGATATCTGCTTGGCCCTTATATTTCTGCATTACAGCGAGCCCTGCATTGTCCATGGAGATATAAAGCCAAGCAAAATCCTACTTGATGCCAACTTTATAGCCAAACTAGGTGGCCTGGGCATCACTCGTTTGATCCCACAAGAACAAAAGGCCTTCGATTCGGCCTCGGTATATAGTTTGtcgaaagaaaataattcatatataGATCCAAAATATCTTGAAACTGGAAGGTTAACTCCAGAATCAGATGTCTATTCTCTTGGTGTTACTTTGCTGCGAGTTTTAACTGGCAGAGCACCTCCAAGTATTGTAAATGATGTAAAATGTGCTCTAGAAAATGACCAGATTGGTGCCATTTTGGACTCATCAGCTGGAGACTGGCCACATGATCTAGCAGAACAGTTGGCTCTTGTGGCACTGCGGTGCTGCGAGAAGGAAAAGTCGAATCGGCCTGACCTCGTCTCGGAGTTGTGGAGTGTTTTGGAGCCAATGAGATCCATTGCCTCAGCCTCATGTTCAAGCTTGAAGAAACACTCTCGCGTGCCTGCCCATTTTGCTTGTCCCATATTTCAG GAAATTATGAAAGATCCACTCATTGCTGCTGATGGGTTCACATATGAAGCTGATGCAATAAGAGGATGGTTCGAAAGTGGGCACAACACTTCTCCGATGACAAATCTTAAAGTTGAGCACTGTAATCTTGTACCAAATTATGCTCTTTTGAATGCAATTCAAGAGTGGCAGCATCAGCTATGA
- the LOC111810087 gene encoding U-box domain-containing protein 32-like isoform X1, giving the protein MGTAEETVQHLQFDVEDTIFVAVGTDADDAKATLLWAVQNFACKTFCLLHVHQLTPRATSPKHEDPSSHTLKEHVAKAFEDLQRQKSFELLNQYVLILAKLGVRAQKILIATNSVERGIVEIIDQYSIKWLVMGLDAERYNLKMSTGLKSKKAFFVSQQAPICCHIWFVCRGRLMYSREGGPGRFNKLQLQNTEIGINHTNHLRPESVTCKLNLLDAQEQENAFDSISRFIYEGQTDPKFENLGTSRTTLLLKNEVSGLQEAASMNVTPIKEFEGVKAWIEEEAVDAEFKAKSLESSCVEEVKRRNEMEEILASSKKEVERMNKEHDKLLKELHRVHEQKSLLERKASESRCDVEELEKKMFAAVDLLVSFKEKRDKLQIEQEDATNELRKLKNMVERESSCNRRAEMPTFSFMEIIEATRNFDPSWKIGEGRHGSVYKGVLRHMDVALKMFPSYGSHSQSTFQYEVELLSRVRHPNLVSIIGACPESRLIVYENMKNSSLEDHLACKNRPLPWQIRIRVAADICLALIFLHYSEPCIVHGDIKPSKILLDANFIAKLGGLGITRLIPQEQKAFDSASVYSLSKENNSYIDPKYLETGRLTPESDVYSLGVTLLRVLTGRAPPSIVNDVKCALENDQIGAILDSSAGDWPHDLAEQLALVALRCCEKEKSNRPDLVSELWSVLEPMRSIASASCSSLKKHSRVPAHFACPIFQEIMKDPLIAADGFTYEADAIRGWFESGHNTSPMTNLKVEHCNLVPNYALLNAIQEWQHQL; this is encoded by the exons ATGGGCACTGCCGAGGAGACTGTACAACACCTGCAATTCGATGTTGAAGACACTATCTTTGTTGCAGTGGGAACCGACGCCGACGACGCCAAAGCTACTCTCCTTTGGGCTGTCCAGAACTTTGCCTGCAAGACTTTTTGTCTGCTTCATGTTCATCAGCTTACCCCTCGAGCTACTTCTCCGA AACATGAAGATCCATCTTCCCATACACTAAAAGAACATGTAGCGAAGGCATTTGAGGACCTCCAAAGGCAAAAGTCTTTTGAACTTCTTAATCAATATGTTCTCATTCTTGCCAAACTGGGG GTACGAGCGCAAAAGATATTGATTGCGACGAACAGTGTCGAGAGGGGGattgttgaaattattgaTCAGTACAGTATTAAATGGCTAGTCATGGGTTTAGATGCAGAAAGATACAATCTGAA GATGTCCACAGGGTTAAAGTCCAAGAAAGCGTTCTTTGTATCCCAACAGGCACCAATATGCTGCCATATATGGTTTGTCTGCAGAGGGCGCCTTATGTACTCAAG GGAGGGTGGACCGGGAAGATTCAATAAGTTGCAGCTGCAGAACACGGAAATAGGAATCAACCATACAAACCATCTGAGACCAGAATCTGTGACTTGTAAATTGAATCTTCTAG ATGCTCAAGAACAGGAGAATGCATTTGATAGCATAAGCAGGTTTATATATGAAGGTCAGACGGATCCAAAGTTCGAAAACCTGGGTACTTCAAGGACGACGCTATTGTTAAAGAACGAGGTGAGTGGTTTGCAAGAAGCAGCATCGATGAACGTTACGCCcataaaagaatttgaaggaGTGAAGGCTTGGATAGAGGAAGAAGCTGTAGATGCTGAATTCAAG GCTAAATCATTAGAAAGCTCGTGTGTGGAGGAGgtgaagagaagaaatgagatGGAAGAAATTTTAGCGAGTTCGAAAAAAGAAGTGGAAAGGATGAACAAAGAGCATGATAAGCTCTTGAAAGAACTGCACCGTGTCCACGAGCAGAAATCGTTACTTGAGAGAAAAGCGTCGGAGAGCCGGTGTGATGTGGAGGagttggagaagaagatgttTGCAGCTGTTGACCTCTTAGTGAGCTTCAAGGAGAAACGAGATAAGTTGCAGATCGAGCAGGAAGATGCAACGAACGAGCTCCGAAAGCTGAAGAACATGGTTGAAAGGGAATCATCGTGTAATCGCCGTGCAGAAATGCCTACATTCTCCTTCATGGAGATAATTGAAGCAACGAGAAACTTTGACCCTTCCTGGAAGATTGGTGAGGGAAGACATGGCAGTGTTTATAAAGGCGTTCTTCGCCACATGGATGTCGCTCTAAAAATGTTTCCTTCGTATGGTTCTCATTCCCAATCAACGTTCCAATACGAG GTTGAGCTCTTGAGCAGGGTTAGGCATCCCAACCTGGTTTCAATTATTGGAGCATGTCCAGAATCCAGGTTAATAGTGTATGAGAATATGAAAAACAGCAGCTTGGAAGACCACCTTGCCTGCAAAAATCGACCACTTCCATGGCAGATACGGATTCGTGTTGCTGCTGATATCTGCTTGGCCCTTATATTTCTGCATTACAGCGAGCCCTGCATTGTCCATGGAGATATAAAGCCAAGCAAAATCCTACTTGATGCCAACTTTATAGCCAAACTAGGTGGCCTGGGCATCACTCGTTTGATCCCACAAGAACAAAAGGCCTTCGATTCGGCCTCGGTATATAGTTTGtcgaaagaaaataattcatatataGATCCAAAATATCTTGAAACTGGAAGGTTAACTCCAGAATCAGATGTCTATTCTCTTGGTGTTACTTTGCTGCGAGTTTTAACTGGCAGAGCACCTCCAAGTATTGTAAATGATGTAAAATGTGCTCTAGAAAATGACCAGATTGGTGCCATTTTGGACTCATCAGCTGGAGACTGGCCACATGATCTAGCAGAACAGTTGGCTCTTGTGGCACTGCGGTGCTGCGAGAAGGAAAAGTCGAATCGGCCTGACCTCGTCTCGGAGTTGTGGAGTGTTTTGGAGCCAATGAGATCCATTGCCTCAGCCTCATGTTCAAGCTTGAAGAAACACTCTCGCGTGCCTGCCCATTTTGCTTGTCCCATATTTCAG GAAATTATGAAAGATCCACTCATTGCTGCTGATGGGTTCACATATGAAGCTGATGCAATAAGAGGATGGTTCGAAAGTGGGCACAACACTTCTCCGATGACAAATCTTAAAGTTGAGCACTGTAATCTTGTACCAAATTATGCTCTTTTGAATGCAATTCAAGAGTGGCAGCATCAGCTATGA
- the LOC111810090 gene encoding 60S ribosomal protein L36-2-like, translating to MAPKQPNTGLFVGLNKGHIVTKKELAPRPSDRKGKSSKRVLFVRNLIREVAGFAPYEKRITELLKVGKDKRALKVAKRKLGTHKRAKKKREEMSSVLRKMRAGGGGEKKK from the exons ATGGCTCCGAAGCAGCCGAATACTGGTCTCTTCGTGGGACTTAACAAAGGACACATTGTTACGAAGAAAGAGTTGGCTCCCCGCCCCTCAGATCGTAAAGGA AAAAGTAGCAAAAGAGTTCTCTTCGTGAGGAATTTGATCCGGGAAGTTGCTGGGTTTGCACCATATGAGAAGAGAATCACTGAGCTTCTTAAAGTTGGGAAGGACAAGAGAGCACTGAAAGTGGCCAAGAGAAAGTTGGGAACTCACAAGAGAGCAAAGAAGAAGCGAGAGGAGATGTCCAGCGTTCTCCGCAAAATGAG AGCTGGTGGAGGCGgcgagaagaagaaataa